One stretch of Chloroflexia bacterium SDU3-3 DNA includes these proteins:
- a CDS encoding metallophosphoesterase family protein, which produces MKLAVLSDIHANLAALRAVADDIARWHPDAVVVAGDIVNRGPRSRECLAFVLERQRQDGWQVLRGNHEQYVIDIAANPAPAQDLTEAVRAHVRWTAAQLGDAGVLAAMPTIIRLEAPDGGEVRVVHASMLHDRANILVDTPDEVLRQQIAPPPPLFVCGHTHRPLIRSLDDTLVVNCGAVGMPFDGDARASYARMTWLGERWHAEIQRLPYDRERAAADFVDSGMLACGGVARIIFAEFRTATPMLATWKRTYNDAVLAGAITPEQSVEEFLRGR; this is translated from the coding sequence GTGAAACTTGCGGTTCTCTCCGATATCCACGCCAACCTGGCCGCGCTGCGCGCCGTGGCCGATGATATCGCGCGCTGGCACCCCGATGCGGTGGTGGTGGCGGGCGATATCGTCAACCGCGGGCCGCGCTCGCGCGAGTGTCTGGCCTTCGTGCTGGAGCGCCAGCGCCAGGATGGCTGGCAGGTGCTGCGCGGCAACCACGAGCAGTATGTGATCGACATCGCGGCCAACCCTGCGCCCGCCCAGGACCTAACCGAGGCGGTCCGTGCGCACGTGCGCTGGACAGCGGCCCAGCTGGGCGACGCGGGCGTGCTGGCGGCCATGCCGACCATCATTCGGCTGGAGGCTCCCGACGGCGGCGAGGTGCGCGTGGTGCACGCCTCCATGCTGCACGACCGCGCCAACATCCTGGTGGACACGCCCGACGAGGTGCTGCGCCAGCAGATCGCGCCGCCGCCGCCGCTGTTTGTGTGCGGCCACACCCACCGCCCGCTCATCCGCAGCCTGGATGACACGCTGGTGGTGAACTGCGGCGCGGTCGGCATGCCCTTCGATGGCGACGCGCGGGCCTCCTACGCCCGCATGACCTGGCTGGGCGAGCGCTGGCACGCCGAGATCCAGCGCTTGCCCTACGACCGCGAGCGCGCCGCCGCCGACTTTGTCGACTCGGGCATGCTGGCCTGCGGGGGTGTGGCCCGCATCATCTTTGCCGAGTTCCGCACCGCCACCCCCATGCTCGCGACCTGGAAGCGCACCTACAACGATGCCGTTCTGGCGGGCGCGATCACGCCCGAGCAGTCGGTGGAGGAGTTTCTGCGTGGGCGATAG
- a CDS encoding DMT family transporter — translation MPFWRARSRPSSRWRSFCVGDSTAAVLGLISALTWGGGDFCGGLAARRVALPWVLTLSAAFGIVCLVGLALATGEPLPAGGQLLWAAAAGVGGALGLAMLYRGLALGQAAVVAPTSAVIAAALPVLFAALTVALPGPQRLLGFAVALLGIWLVSQSGARGASPKGLWLAVAAGCGFGTFFILINHAGAAGGTYWPLVVARTVNLLINASTVLAQRRRLAISPPALGIIALSALLDIFGNVFFVLSSQLGGLDIASVLSSLYPASTVLLAWGVLHEKLRRSQLFGLLCILAAIVLIVG, via the coding sequence ATGCCGTTCTGGCGGGCGCGATCACGCCCGAGCAGTCGGTGGAGGAGTTTCTGCGTGGGCGATAGCACTGCGGCGGTTTTGGGGCTGATCTCGGCGCTTACATGGGGCGGGGGCGATTTCTGCGGTGGGCTGGCGGCGCGGCGAGTGGCGCTGCCGTGGGTGCTCACGCTCAGCGCGGCGTTTGGCATAGTCTGTCTGGTCGGGCTGGCGCTGGCCACCGGCGAGCCGCTGCCCGCCGGTGGCCAGCTGCTGTGGGCGGCTGCAGCGGGCGTGGGTGGCGCGCTGGGCCTCGCCATGCTCTACCGCGGCCTCGCGCTGGGCCAGGCGGCGGTGGTGGCCCCCACCTCGGCGGTGATCGCCGCCGCGCTGCCGGTGCTGTTTGCCGCGCTCACCGTGGCGCTGCCGGGGCCACAGCGCCTGCTCGGCTTCGCGGTGGCGCTGCTGGGCATCTGGCTGGTCTCGCAGTCGGGCGCGCGCGGCGCCTCGCCCAAGGGGCTATGGCTGGCGGTCGCCGCCGGCTGCGGCTTCGGCACCTTCTTCATCCTGATCAACCACGCGGGCGCGGCGGGCGGCACCTACTGGCCGCTGGTGGTGGCGCGCACGGTCAACCTGCTAATCAACGCCAGCACCGTGCTGGCCCAGCGCCGCCGCCTCGCGATCTCCCCGCCTGCGCTGGGCATTATCGCGCTCAGCGCGCTGCTCGATATTTTCGGGAATGTCTTCTTCGTGCTGTCCAGCCAGCTCGGCGGGCTGGATATCGCGTCGGTGCTGTCCTCGCTCTATCCAGCCTCCACCGTGCTGCTGGCCTGGGGCGTGCTGCATGAAAAGCTGCGCCGCAGCCAGCTTTTTGGCCTGCTGTGCATCCTTGCGGCCATCGTGCTGATCGTCGGCTAG
- a CDS encoding GDP-L-fucose synthase has translation MTTEEWPDSRTFWGKRRVVVAGGAGFLGSFVVAKLRQRGAGEVFVPRSREYDLTQLDAVQRLLRDTKPDIVIHMAAKVGGIGANQLYPAEFFYDNLMMGAQLMHESYKAGIEKFVAIGTVCAYPKHTPVPFREEDLWNGYPEETNAPYGLAKKMLLVQSEAYRQQYGFNSIYLLPVNLYGPRDNFDPASSHVIPAIIRKCLEAKEKGAPSIEAWGDGSPTREFLYVEDAAEGIALAAERYNQSEPVNIGSSFEISIRDLTELIARLTGYEGKIVWDTSKPNGQPRRKLDVSRAAARFDFRSSTPFERGLRDTIDWYIQQHKAETQVLQP, from the coding sequence ATGACAACAGAGGAATGGCCGGATAGCCGCACATTCTGGGGCAAGCGCCGCGTGGTGGTGGCTGGCGGCGCTGGCTTCCTGGGCAGCTTTGTGGTAGCGAAGCTGCGGCAGCGCGGGGCGGGCGAGGTGTTCGTGCCGCGCAGCCGCGAGTACGATCTGACGCAGCTGGATGCGGTGCAGCGGCTGCTGCGCGATACCAAGCCCGATATCGTGATCCACATGGCCGCCAAGGTGGGCGGGATCGGGGCCAACCAGCTCTACCCCGCCGAGTTCTTCTACGACAACCTGATGATGGGCGCGCAGCTGATGCACGAGAGCTACAAGGCCGGGATCGAGAAGTTCGTGGCGATCGGCACGGTCTGCGCCTACCCGAAGCACACGCCGGTGCCCTTCCGCGAGGAAGACCTGTGGAACGGCTACCCCGAGGAGACTAACGCGCCCTATGGGCTGGCCAAGAAGATGCTGCTGGTGCAGAGCGAGGCCTACCGCCAGCAGTACGGCTTCAACTCGATCTACCTGCTGCCCGTGAACCTCTATGGCCCGCGCGACAACTTCGACCCGGCCAGCTCGCACGTCATCCCAGCGATCATCCGCAAGTGCCTAGAGGCCAAGGAGAAGGGTGCGCCTAGCATCGAGGCCTGGGGCGACGGCTCGCCGACGCGCGAGTTCCTGTATGTCGAAGATGCCGCCGAGGGGATCGCGCTGGCCGCCGAGCGCTACAACCAGAGCGAGCCGGTGAACATCGGCAGCAGCTTCGAGATCAGCATCCGCGACCTGACCGAGCTGATCGCGCGGCTGACCGGCTACGAGGGCAAGATCGTGTGGGACACATCGAAGCCCAACGGCCAGCCGCGCCGCAAGCTGGATGTGAGCCGGGCCGCCGCGCGCTTTGACTTCCGCTCATCCACGCCGTTCGAGCGCGGCCTGCGCGACACGATCGACTGGTACATCCAGCAGCACAAGGCCGAAACCCAGGTGCTGCAGCCCTAG
- a CDS encoding UV damage endonuclease UvsE encodes MFRLGIGPRILGRAALRRQTEPREGEPGPQASQQLQLRDALRYLGGLGVGGYRLPDTLAAPDGTQPDAALGAALGAQARTCGIRLSFHPGLHTALAAPDAAVAQAALAEVERCAALLDALAAADGVIVLHVGGAQGGHEAALARFAARHAALSARARHYVAVEADDHSFDIAALLWLARTCRVPLIFDSLHFQLHNPQRLRLDEALGLALATWPAGRRPKIHLSTQRTEAHLRPGRGGRGDQIIPPRRGQHADFLNPFEVAALLRQAHGLGQFDIMIEAKAADLALLRLRDDLRTLAPDVAALEEPPHV; translated from the coding sequence ATGTTCCGCCTCGGCATCGGCCCGCGAATCCTCGGCAGGGCCGCGCTGCGCCGCCAGACCGAGCCGCGCGAGGGCGAGCCAGGCCCGCAGGCCAGCCAGCAGCTGCAGCTGCGCGACGCGCTGCGCTACCTGGGCGGGCTAGGCGTAGGCGGCTACCGCCTGCCCGACACGCTGGCCGCGCCCGACGGCACGCAGCCGGATGCCGCGCTCGGGGCCGCGCTGGGCGCGCAGGCCCGCACGTGCGGCATCCGGCTCTCCTTCCACCCCGGCCTGCACACCGCGCTGGCCGCCCCCGACGCTGCCGTGGCCCAGGCCGCCCTGGCCGAGGTCGAGCGCTGCGCCGCACTGCTCGACGCCCTGGCCGCCGCCGACGGCGTGATCGTGCTGCACGTGGGCGGGGCGCAGGGCGGCCACGAGGCGGCGCTGGCGCGCTTCGCCGCCCGCCATGCCGCGCTGTCGGCGCGGGCGAGGCACTACGTGGCCGTCGAGGCCGACGACCACAGCTTCGACATCGCCGCGCTGCTGTGGCTGGCCCGCACCTGCCGCGTACCGCTGATCTTCGACAGCCTCCACTTCCAGCTGCACAACCCGCAGCGGCTGCGGCTCGACGAGGCGCTGGGGCTAGCCCTCGCCACCTGGCCCGCGGGCAGGCGGCCCAAGATCCACCTGAGCACCCAGCGCACCGAGGCCCACCTGCGCCCTGGCCGGGGCGGGCGGGGCGACCAGATCATCCCGCCCCGGCGCGGCCAGCACGCCGATTTCCTCAACCCCTTCGAGGTGGCCGCGCTGCTGCGGCAGGCCCACGGCCTCGGCCAGTTCGACATCATGATCGAGGCCAAGGCCGCCGACCTGGCCCTGCTGCGCCTACGCGACGATCTGCGCACACTGGCCCCCGACGTGGCCGCGCTGGAAGAGCCGCCCCATGTTTGA